A genomic window from Vagococcus entomophilus includes:
- the nrdI gene encoding class Ib ribonucleoside-diphosphate reductase assembly flavoprotein NrdI encodes MKILYFSASGNTEAFVNKLKDYGDQQHQVDSTKQTIELMRIEDESSFDIIEEPFVAFVPTYLDGGNGLDNGTQEIITNTLGEFIEYKDNSKRLLGVVGSGNRNFNWQYCLTAKQYAQKFSVPFLADYELRGTQADCDKIYTILQKVFSK; translated from the coding sequence ATGAAAATACTCTATTTTTCTGCTTCGGGAAATACAGAAGCATTTGTCAATAAGTTAAAAGATTACGGGGATCAACAACATCAAGTGGATTCGACAAAACAAACAATAGAATTAATGCGAATAGAAGACGAATCCTCATTTGACATTATTGAAGAACCATTCGTCGCCTTTGTTCCTACTTATCTTGATGGTGGAAATGGACTAGATAATGGGACGCAAGAAATTATTACCAACACATTGGGGGAGTTTATTGAATATAAAGACAATTCCAAGCGTTTGTTAGGGGTTGTAGGGAGTGGCAATCGCAATTTTAATTGGCAATATTGCTTAACAGCTAAGCAGTATGCTCAAAAATTTTCAGTACCTTTTCTAGCAGATTATGAACTACGTGGCACACAAGCCGACTGTGATAAAATTTACACCATTCTACAAAAAGTATTCTCAAAATAA